The Zhihengliuella sp. ISTPL4 genomic interval ATCTTTCCCCGGATCAGGAGGAATCCTCCGTGCTGCGCACCCACTCCGCAGGCTCCCTGCGCGCCGAGAACATCGGTCAGACCGTCACCCTCACCGGGTGGGTCGATCGTCGTCGTGACCACGGAGGCGTCGCGTTCATCGATCTGCGGGACGCGTCGGGCATCGCCCAGGTCGTCATCCGCGACGAGGAGATCGCCCACCCGCTGCGCAACGAGTTCGTCCTCAAGGTCACCGGCGAGGTGTCGCAGCGCCCCGAGGGCAACGCGAACCCGAACCTGCCCTCCGGCGAGATCGAGGTCATCGCGGCCGACGTCGAGGTCCTGAACGAGTCGGCACCGCTGCCGTTCCAGGTCTCGACGGCTCTGGCCGACACCGAGACCGTCGGCGAGGAGGCACGCCTGAAGTACCGCTATCTCGACCTCCGCCGCCCGGCCGCCGCCTCCGCGCTGCGCCTGCGGTCCGACGTCTACAAGGCGATCCGCGACGTGCTGCACGCCGAGGACTTCACCGAGGTCGAGACCCCGACCCTCACCCGTTCCACGCCGGAGGGCGCCCGCGACTTCGTCGTCCCGGCCCGCCTGCACCCGGGCAGCTGGTACGCCCTGCCCCAGTCCCCGCAGCTATTCAAGCAGCTGCTCATGGTGGGCGGCGTGGAGAAGTACTTCCAGATCGCCCGCTGCTACCGCGACGAGGACTTCCGTGCCGACCGCCAGCCGGAGTTCACGCAGCTCGACATCGAGATGAGCTTCGTCGACCAGGAGGACGTGATCGCCCTCATGGAGGCGCTCGTCGTGGCGATGTGGAAGACCATCGGCGTCGAGGTGCAGACCCCGCTGCCGCGGATGACCTACGCCGATGCCATGGCGAAGTACGGCTCCGACAAGCCCGACCTCCGCTTCGGACTCGAGCTCGTCGAAGCGACCGACTACTTCAAGGACACCCCGTTCCGCGTGTTCCAGGCCGAGTACGTCGGCGCCGTGCGCATGCCCGGCGGTGCGAGCCAGCCGCGCAAGCAGCTCGACGCGTGGCAGGACTGGGCCAAGCAGCGCGGCGCACGGGGCCTCGCCTACGTCCTGTTCAACGAGGACGGCACCCTGGGCGGTCCCGCCGCGAAGAACCTGTCCGAGGCCGAGCAGGCGGGTCTGGCGGAGTTCGTCGGCGCGGAGGCGGGCGACTGCGTGTTCTTCGCCGCCGGAGCGACCAAGGAGAGCCGCGCGCTGCTCGGCGCCGCGCGAGTCGAGATCGGCCGTCGCCTCGGGTACCTGAACCCGGACGAGTTCGCCTTCACCTGGGTCGTCGACGCCCCGATGTTCGAGCCGGCCGCCGACGCGGTCGCCTCCGGAGACGTGGCCGTGGGTGCGGGCGCCTGGACGGCCGTGCACCACGCGTTCACCGGTCCGAAGCCCGAGTTCGAGGACACGTTCGACACCGACCCCGGCTCGGCCCTCGCCTACGCGTACGACATCGTGTGCAACGGCTCGGAGCTCGGCGGCGGGTCCATCCGCATCCACCGCGAGGACATCCAGAAGCGGGTGTTCGAGGTCATGGGCATCAGCGACGAGGTGGCCCAGGAGCAGTTCGGCTTCCTCCTCGACGCGTTCAAGTTCGGCGCTCCCCCGCACGGCGGCATCGCGCTCGGCATGGACCGCGTGCTCCAGCACCTGACCAAGACCGAGTCGATCCGCGACGTCATCGCCTTCCCGAAGTCCGGGAACGGCTTCGATCCCCTGACCTCCGCTCCCGCGCCGATCACCCCCGAGCAGCGCGCCGAGGCCGGCGTGGACTTCACCCCGGAGGACGAGGCCTGACCCACCGAGACCCCGTCTTTCCGCCGAGACCCCGGGACACTGCCGCTGGCAGCCCGGGGTCTCGTCGCGTACCCGGGGTCTCGGCGAAGAATCAGGCGAAGAGAGGGGCGAGGTTCTCGTTCCACACATCGACGCCGAGCTTCGCGATGAGAGCCACCACGACGACGAGGAACACCACGCGGATGAACGTCGTGCCGCGGGAGATGGCCATCCGCGAACCCAGGTAGCTGCCGCCGACGTTCGCGACCGCGAGGATGCCCCCGAGCAGCCACAGCACCGAGCCGTGCGGGATGAAGAGGAGCAGCGCCCCCGCGTTCGTCGCGAGATTCACGATCTTCGCCTTCGCGCTCGCCTGCAGGAAGTCGTAGCCCAGCAGCGCGACGAGGGTGATCACGAGAAAGGTGCCCGTCCCCGGACCGATCATCCCGTCGTAGAACCCGATGCCGAGCCCCGCGAGCCCGGCCATGATGTGGTGCTTGTGCCCGTGAAAGCGCAGCTGCGTCGCCGCCCCGAGCTGCGGACGGAGCGCCGTGAACAGGGCGACCGCCAGCAGCGCGATCACGATGATGGGCTTGAAGGCGGCCGGGGGCAGCACCGTCGCGACCGCCGCGCCGCCGAACGAGCCGATCAACGCGATCACCGCCATCGGCAGCGCCGTGCGCAGGTCGGGCTTGGCGCGGCGGTAGTAGGTGATGCTGCTGGTCGCGGTGCCGAAGACCGAGGCGAGCTTGTTCGTCGCGAGCGCCTGGACCGGGGCGATGCCGGGGATGAGGAGCAGCGCCGGGAGCTGCAGCAGCCCTCCGCCGCCGACGACCGCGTCGATCCACCCGGCGCTGAACGCCGCCACGATGATGAGGATCAGCATCCCCCAGGTGAGCTGCTCGAGTCCGAGGAGGCTGCCGATATCCACCCCGCCATGATTCCAGACCCGCGGGCACGGTCCCGCATCGGCACCGCTGGCAGACTGGGCTCATGCTCGCCGCTCTCCCGCTTCCGCATCCGTTCGCGTCGAGGAGCGGGGACGCCGTGCTCCGGAGAGCGACCGAGGCTGACACCGACGCCGTCATCGCGCTGCTCGCCGACGATCCGATCAGCGCCGCCCGCGGCGACGTCGCCTCCGCCGAGGACCGCCCGGCGTACGAGCGCGGCCTCCGCGAGATCCTGACCGACCCCTCGAACGACCTCCTCGTTGTCGAACTCGACGGCGCCGTGGTCGGCACTCTCCAACTGACCTCGATCCCCGGCATGGCACGTCGCGGCGCCCGGCGGCTGCTCGTCGAGGCGGTCCGCGTCCGCAGCGACCTCCGGTCCTCGGGCATCGGCTCCGCGGTCATGCGCTGGGTCGGCGATGCCGCGGCACCCGCCCTCGGAGCCGCCATGGTGCAGCTCACCTCCGACGCCGCCCGCACCGACGCCCATCGGTTCTACGAGCGCCTCGGCTATGTGGGCTCGCACCGCGGCTTCAAGTACACCATCCCACAGCGCTGAGCCCGCGGCGCATCCCCACGCCACCGGCCCGACACCGACCGTTCACCCGCACCGCTCCGCGCGGCAACCTCGGACTCATAGTGTCCTCTCGCAACCCGACACCGGCTCACAGCGCCGGACACCGAGAGGACACTCATGGCACGCTCCCCCCGCCGCGCGCGCATCGGCGCCGGCATCGCCCTGGCCACCACGGCCGTCATCGCACTGACCTCCTGCGCCTCGGCGACCGACGCCCCGGCTGCCGGTGACGACGCCGTTGATGCGGCGAGCGCCACCTCCGTCGAGGACTTCGGGTCGTTCGCGGAGCTGGAGGCGGCCGCGAAGGAGGAGGGGCAGCTCAACGTCATCGCCCTCCCGCGCGACTGGGCGAACTATGGCGAGATCCTCGATCTGTTCGCCGAGAAGTACCCCGAGATCACCATCAACGAGGCGTCGCCCGACGTCTCCAGCGCCGAGGAGATCCAGGCGGCCGAGACGAACAAGGGCCTCGACACCGCCCCGGACGTCTTCGACCTGGGCCTCACCGTCGCCCTGCAGAACACCGATGCCTTCGCCCCCTACAAGGTGCAGACGTGGGACGACATCCCCGACGAGCTGAAGGAGCCCACCGGCCTCTTCGTCGGCGACTACGGCGGCTACATGTCCATCGGCTACGACTCCTCGAAATTCGACGCCCCAGCTGAGCTGTCCGACCTCCTCTCCGCCGACTACAAGGGTGCCGTGGCCATCAACGGCGACCCGACCCAGGCCGGAGCGGCCTTCGCCGCCGTGGGCCTCGCGACCGTGCAGTCGGACGGCACGCTCGACGACTTCCAGCCGGGCATCGACTTCTTCGCCGACCTGCAGAAGGCGGGGAACCTGCTCAAGGTCGACGTCACGACCGCGACCGTCGCCAGCGGAGAGACCCCCGTCGTCTTCGACTGGGACTACCTGAACGCCGCACACGCGACCGACAACCCGGACTGGAAGGTCGAGGTCCTCGACGGCACCGGCTACGCCGGCTACTACAACCAGGCCATCAACGTCGACGCCCCGAACCCGGCCGCCGCACGTCTGTGGCAGGAGTTCCTGTACAGCGACGAGGTGCAGAACCTGTGGCTGAAGGGCGGCGCCCGTCCGGTGCGCATGGAGGCGATGACCGAGGCCGGCACGATCGACGAGGAGCTCGCCTCCGCTCTCCCCGACGCCCCGGAGGAGACCGTCGTGCCCACCGAAGAGCAGTCCGAGAATGCCGGCACGCTGCTCGGCGAGAAGTGGGCAGCGGCGGTCCAGTGACCACCGCCGTCGCACCGGGGGTGGATGCTTCGGCGTCCGCCCCCGTCACCACCGCCGGACCCGCGTCGCACGCGCGGGCCCGGCGGTCGGCGCCATCCACGGCGTGGCTGGGGCTCGTGCCCTTCGCCGCATACGTGCTGCTGTTCCTCGCCGTGCCCACAGTGCTCGCGATCGGCTCCGGGTTTTTCGACGGCGACGGCGCCTTCACCTGGACGAACGTCGCCGCCCTCGGCGACCCGGTGGTGCTCACGGCCTTCGCGAACTCGGCGGGCCTGTCGCTACTCACCGCGGCGGTCGGCGCGATCGTCGGCGCCCTGGTCTCGTATGCGTTGCTCGGCATGAACCCGGACGGCGTCGTGCGGCGCTCCGTGGACGCGGCGGCCGGGGTCCTCGCGCAGTTCGGCGGCGTCATGCTCGCGTTCGCCTTCATCGCCATGATCGGCATCCAGGGCGTGGTCACCGTCGTCCTCCGCGACACGTTCGGCATCGACATCTTCGCGGAAGGCACCTGGCTGTACGAGCTGCCCGGCCTCATCCTCCCGTACATCTACTTCCAGGTGCCGCTCATGGTCATCACCTTCCTCCCCGCCCTCGCCGCCCTGAAGCCGCAGTGGGTCGAGGCGAACCTCACCCTCGGGGGCAGCAGGGCGAGTTTCTGGCTGCGGATCGGCCTTCCGGTGCTGGCGCCGTCATTCCTCGCCAGTCTGCTGCTGCTCTTCGCGAACGCGTTCTCCTCGTACGCCACGGCCGCGGCGCTCGCGAGCCAGGGCTCGCAGATCGTCCCGCTGCAGATCCGCACGGCTCTCACCAGCGAGACCCTGCTCGGCCGGGAGAACCTCGCGGGAGCTCTCGCCCTCGGCATGATCGTCGTGGTCGGCGTCGTGATGGCGCTGTACTCGCTCATCCAGCGGCGCGCGGCACAGTGGCAGGCATGAACGGCCTCGCCCCGTCCCGCGCCACCCGCGCCGTGATCGGCATCGTCGTCGGCGCGTTCTTCGCGGTCCCCCTCGTGTCGACATTCCTCTTCACGCTGCGCGGCACGGACAGCCTCTCCTTCGCGCACTGGACGGCCCTCTTGGACCCCGCAGCGTCCGCGACTCTGAAGCCCATCTGGACGGGGCTCGGGAACTCCCTGGTCCTCGCCGCGGTGACGGTGGCGATCGTGCTGTTCCTCCTGGCCCCCACGATGATCCTCGTGAACCTGCGCTTCCCTCGGCTCAAGGCGGCCTTCGAGTTCGTCGCTCTCCTGCCGATCTCGATCCCCGCGATCGTCCTCGTGGTGGGGCTCGCGCCGATCTACCTGCAGATCGGTCGGACCGTCGGTACCGGCACCTGGACTCTCGCCTTCGCGTACGGCATCACGGTCCTCCCCTTCGCATTCCGCTCGATTCAGGCCTCGATCGATGCCGCCGATCTGCGCACGTTGTCCGAAGCGGCGCGCTCGCTCGGCGCGGGGTGGCCGACCGTCGTGCTCCGCGTGCTCGCGCCGAACCTCCGCCAGGGGCTGCTCGCCGCCTCACTGATCTCCATCGCGGTGGTGCTCGGAGAGTTCACGATCGCGTCCCTCCTCAATCGGCAGGTCTTCCAGACCGCGATGGTCGTGGTGCAGAAGCAGGACCCGTTTGCGCCCGCGATCTTCACGCTGCTCGCCCTGCTGTTCGTCTTCCTCCTGCTCCTGCTCATCGGCCGCGTCGCCCGCGGTCCGCGAAAGGCCCGCTCATGACCCTCGATCACGCTCTCCCGCGCACCAAGGACAACCTGCTGCTCGCGCAGGCCGGCGAGGGCACGCGGGTCGAGTTGCAGGGCATCGTCAAGAGCTACGGCGGCACGAGGGTGCTGCACGGGGTCGACCTCGACATCGCCCCCGGGGAGTTCGTCTCGCTGCTGGGCCCGTCCGGCTGCGGCAAGACGACGCTGCTCCGCGTGCTCGCCGGACTCGAGGGCGCCGACGAAGGGACGGTCCTCCTCGGCGGCGGAGACGTCTCGCGGGTGCCGACCAACCGGCGCGACATCGGGATGGTGTTCCAGTCGTACTCGCTGTTCCCGCACCTCCGCGTCGTCGACAACACGGCCTTCGGGCTCCGTCGTCGGGGTGTCGGCAAGACCGAGGCGGCTCGGCGTGCCCTCGATGCGCTCGCGCTCGTGGGCCTCGCCGACCTCGCCGACCGGTTCCCGCATCAGCTCTCCGGTGGCCAGCAGCAGCGCGTGGCCCTGGCGCGAGCCCTCGTCACGGAGCCCCGCGTGCTGCTGCTCGACGAACCGCTGTCGGCGCTCGACGCCAAGGTGCGCGTGCAGCTCAGGGACGAGATCCGTCGCATCCAGCTGCGCCTGGGCATCACGACCGTCTTCGTGACGCACGACCAGGAGGAGGCGCTCGCGGTGTCGGACCGGATCGCGGTCATGAACGCGGGGCGCATCGAGCAGATCGGGTCCCCGGAGGAGCTGTACACGACTCCCGCAACCGCCGAGGTGGCGGCGTTCGTGGGGCTCTCCAGCGTCGTGTCCGGCGTCGCCGAGGACGATCACGTCGTCGTGTGGGGGCAGCGCCTCCCGCTGCAGACGCCCGCCGATGGCCCCGTGGACGTGTACCTCCGTCCGGAGAATGTCCGGTTCACGTCCGCGGAGGAGGCCGCCACCGATGCCCTCGTGGAGGAGAGCACGTTCCTCGGCAGCATGCGGCGGACCCTCGTGCGCACGGAGTCGGGGGAACTCGTCCGCGTGCAGCACGATCCCACCGTGCGCCCGTCGTTCGGCGACCGTGTCCGCATCGCGGTGACCCCTGTCCCGGTGGTCGCGCGCCCGCGCGGCTGACGAGACCCCGGGTCCACGTCGAGACCCCCGGCTGCAGACGTCTGCAGCCGGGGGTCTCGACGAATGCCCGGGGTCTCGGTGACACCGCGGCGGGGAGAGTTACAGGACGCGGGAGAGGAAGTCCTTCGTGCGCTGGTGCTGCGGATTCGCCAGCACCTCGCGAGGGTCCCCCTCCTCGACGATGTATCCGCCGTCCATGAAGATCAGCCGCGAACCGACCTCGCGCGCGAAGCCCATCTCATGCGTCACGACGAGCATCGTCATGCCCTCGTCGGCCAGCGACCGCATGACCTGCAGCACCTCGCCGACGAGCTCGGGGTCGAGGGCCGATGTGGGCTCGTCGAACAGCATCATGTCCGGGTTCATGCACAGCGCCCGCGCGATCGCGACGCGCTGCTGCTGCCCGCCGGACAGGTGCCCTGGGTACGCGTCGGCCTTCTCCGCGAGGCCGACGCGCTCGAGCATGGCGCGGGCCACCTTCTCCGCCTCGGCCTTCGAGCGCTTCTTCACCCGCTGCTGCGCGATCGTCAGGTTGCCGAGCACGCTGAGGTGCGGGAAGAGGTTGAAGCTCTGGAACACCATCCCGATGCGGGTGCGCACGCGGTCGATGTCGATGTCGGGGTCGGTGATGTCGATGCCCTCGATGAGCACCTTTCCGCCCGTCGGTTCCTCCAAGAGGTTCACGGAGCGCAGGAGCGTCGACTTGCCCGACCCGGACGGGCCGATCACGCAGACGACCTCGCCGGCGAGCACCGTCAGGTCGATGCCCTTGAGCACCTCGTTGTCGCCGAAGCTCTTGTGCAGGTCCTGGATGACGATCGCCGGGGCCTGCACGTCGATCAGATCGGTACTCATCGTGTCCTCGCCATCCGACGCTCCAGCCACGCGCTGAAACGCGTGAGCGGGATCGTCACGATCAGGTAGAGGATCGCCGCCATGATGAGCGGCGTTCCGTTGGCGTTCTGGGTGCTGGCGTCACGCGCGAAGGTGGTGAGCTCCTTCGACCAGATGAACGTGCCGACGACGAACAGCAGCGAGGTGTCCTTCAGCAGCAGCACGAACTCGTTCGTCAGCGGCGGGATGATGATCCGGAACCCCTGCGGCACGACGATCCAGAAGGTCGTCTTCATCGGCGACATGCCGAGCGATCGCGCCGCCTCCGTCTGCCCCTTCGGCACGGCCTGGAGGCCTGCGCGGATGGTCTCCGCCATGTACGCCGACGCGACGAGCACGAGGCCGATCAACCCGAGCACGACGGGTCCGCCGAGTTCCTGCGCTCGCACGCCGAGCGCGATCGGCACGATGAAGCCGATGGCGAAGATCGTGAGCAGCGCCGGGAGCCCGCGGAAGAGCTCGATCCATACCGTCGCGATCCACCGGAACGGCCCGATCTCGGACAGCTTCATCAGCGCGAGGATGACGCCGAGGACGAGCCCGCCCGCGAACGCCACCGCCGTGAACCACAGGGTGTTCACGAGCGCCGTGGTGATGATCCCCGGCAGCATCTTCGCTGCGACCTCGGGGTTGAAGAAGAGCTGTCCGAGCCGCGACCAGTCGGTGCTGAATGCGATCCAGACGGCGATCGCGATCAGCACCGCATAGACGGTGTACCGGTAGAGCTTCTGTTTGGTGGTGCGCCTCAACGCCATTGTCAAGGTCCTCCCGACCTCCGTGTCCGCCGGATCAGTTCGCGGTGAAGTACTGGTCGTAGATCTTCTGGTACTCGCCGTTGTCCTTCAGCTCCTTGAGCGCACCGTTGACGGCGTCCAGGAGTTCAGCCTTCTCGCCCTTCGCGAAGGCGAAACCGTAGGACTCGTCGGTCTCATAGGTCTCGACGATCTCGTAGGCGGAGTCGGCCTTCTCGTGCTCGAGGTTGACGGGCTGGTCCTGCAGGATCGCGTCGATCTGCCCGGCCTGGATGGCGGGCCACAGCTCGCCGTCGGAGGGGTACTGCACGAGCGTGGCCCCGGGCGCGTTCTCGGTGGCGTACGCCTCGCCGGTCGTGCCCTGCTGCACGCCGACGTTCTTGCCGTCGAGGTCGTCGATGGACTCGATTCCGGAGTCGGTCCGCACGAGGAGCGACTGCAGCGAGTCGTAGTACGGGTCGGAGAAGTCGATGTTGGCCTTGCGCTCGTCGGTGATCGTCATGGCCGAGGCACCCACGTCGCAGGTGCCGGCGGCGAGGGTCGTGCCGGACTGCAGCGCGTCGAAGCCCACATCCTGCACGGAGAGCTCGAGGTCGAGCTGCTCGGCGATCGCACCGAGGAGGTCGATGTCGAAGCCGGTGTACTCGCCGTCGTCACCCTCGAACTCGAACGGCGGGTAGGGGATGTCGGAGCAGACCGTGAGCTTGCCCGCCTCGACGAGGCCGTACTCGTCACCGGCGGCGGACTCGCCGCCGCTGCCCGCGTCGGAGGACCCGGTGGCGCATCCGGCGAGCGCGAGGGTGGCGGTGGCCGCGATCGCGAGGCCGGCGAAGAGGTTACGACGGGACATGTCGGCTCCTGAGAGTCGGGGGGCGGGTGAGCCCACGGACGGGTAGGAGTTCATCTAAACATGCGGCTCGTCGCGTGACCAATGACATCCCCTCGCGCCGCATCACGTTTGTGTTTCGGTGCCGCGGAGACGAGCTCGGTGCTCAGA includes:
- a CDS encoding basic amino acid ABC transporter substrate-binding protein; translation: MSRRNLFAGLAIAATATLALAGCATGSSDAGSGGESAAGDEYGLVEAGKLTVCSDIPYPPFEFEGDDGEYTGFDIDLLGAIAEQLDLELSVQDVGFDALQSGTTLAAGTCDVGASAMTITDERKANIDFSDPYYDSLQSLLVRTDSGIESIDDLDGKNVGVQQGTTGEAYATENAPGATLVQYPSDGELWPAIQAGQIDAILQDQPVNLEHEKADSAYEIVETYETDESYGFAFAKGEKAELLDAVNGALKELKDNGEYQKIYDQYFTAN
- a CDS encoding ABC transporter permease, which translates into the protein MTTAVAPGVDASASAPVTTAGPASHARARRSAPSTAWLGLVPFAAYVLLFLAVPTVLAIGSGFFDGDGAFTWTNVAALGDPVVLTAFANSAGLSLLTAAVGAIVGALVSYALLGMNPDGVVRRSVDAAAGVLAQFGGVMLAFAFIAMIGIQGVVTVVLRDTFGIDIFAEGTWLYELPGLILPYIYFQVPLMVITFLPALAALKPQWVEANLTLGGSRASFWLRIGLPVLAPSFLASLLLLFANAFSSYATAAALASQGSQIVPLQIRTALTSETLLGRENLAGALALGMIVVVGVVMALYSLIQRRAAQWQA
- a CDS encoding ABC transporter ATP-binding protein, coding for MTLDHALPRTKDNLLLAQAGEGTRVELQGIVKSYGGTRVLHGVDLDIAPGEFVSLLGPSGCGKTTLLRVLAGLEGADEGTVLLGGGDVSRVPTNRRDIGMVFQSYSLFPHLRVVDNTAFGLRRRGVGKTEAARRALDALALVGLADLADRFPHQLSGGQQQRVALARALVTEPRVLLLDEPLSALDAKVRVQLRDEIRRIQLRLGITTVFVTHDQEEALAVSDRIAVMNAGRIEQIGSPEELYTTPATAEVAAFVGLSSVVSGVAEDDHVVVWGQRLPLQTPADGPVDVYLRPENVRFTSAEEAATDALVEESTFLGSMRRTLVRTESGELVRVQHDPTVRPSFGDRVRIAVTPVPVVARPRG
- a CDS encoding GNAT family N-acetyltransferase, with the protein product MLAALPLPHPFASRSGDAVLRRATEADTDAVIALLADDPISAARGDVASAEDRPAYERGLREILTDPSNDLLVVELDGAVVGTLQLTSIPGMARRGARRLLVEAVRVRSDLRSSGIGSAVMRWVGDAAAPALGAAMVQLTSDAARTDAHRFYERLGYVGSHRGFKYTIPQR
- a CDS encoding sulfite exporter TauE/SafE family protein — encoded protein: MLILIIVAAFSAGWIDAVVGGGGLLQLPALLLIPGIAPVQALATNKLASVFGTATSSITYYRRAKPDLRTALPMAVIALIGSFGGAAVATVLPPAAFKPIIVIALLAVALFTALRPQLGAATQLRFHGHKHHIMAGLAGLGIGFYDGMIGPGTGTFLVITLVALLGYDFLQASAKAKIVNLATNAGALLLFIPHGSVLWLLGGILAVANVGGSYLGSRMAISRGTTFIRVVFLVVVVALIAKLGVDVWNENLAPLFA
- the aspS gene encoding aspartate--tRNA ligase; its protein translation is MLRTHSAGSLRAENIGQTVTLTGWVDRRRDHGGVAFIDLRDASGIAQVVIRDEEIAHPLRNEFVLKVTGEVSQRPEGNANPNLPSGEIEVIAADVEVLNESAPLPFQVSTALADTETVGEEARLKYRYLDLRRPAAASALRLRSDVYKAIRDVLHAEDFTEVETPTLTRSTPEGARDFVVPARLHPGSWYALPQSPQLFKQLLMVGGVEKYFQIARCYRDEDFRADRQPEFTQLDIEMSFVDQEDVIALMEALVVAMWKTIGVEVQTPLPRMTYADAMAKYGSDKPDLRFGLELVEATDYFKDTPFRVFQAEYVGAVRMPGGASQPRKQLDAWQDWAKQRGARGLAYVLFNEDGTLGGPAAKNLSEAEQAGLAEFVGAEAGDCVFFAAGATKESRALLGAARVEIGRRLGYLNPDEFAFTWVVDAPMFEPAADAVASGDVAVGAGAWTAVHHAFTGPKPEFEDTFDTDPGSALAYAYDIVCNGSELGGGSIRIHREDIQKRVFEVMGISDEVAQEQFGFLLDAFKFGAPPHGGIALGMDRVLQHLTKTESIRDVIAFPKSGNGFDPLTSAPAPITPEQRAEAGVDFTPEDEA
- a CDS encoding ABC transporter permease translates to MNGLAPSRATRAVIGIVVGAFFAVPLVSTFLFTLRGTDSLSFAHWTALLDPAASATLKPIWTGLGNSLVLAAVTVAIVLFLLAPTMILVNLRFPRLKAAFEFVALLPISIPAIVLVVGLAPIYLQIGRTVGTGTWTLAFAYGITVLPFAFRSIQASIDAADLRTLSEAARSLGAGWPTVVLRVLAPNLRQGLLAASLISIAVVLGEFTIASLLNRQVFQTAMVVVQKQDPFAPAIFTLLALLFVFLLLLLIGRVARGPRKARS
- a CDS encoding ABC transporter substrate-binding protein, encoding MARSPRRARIGAGIALATTAVIALTSCASATDAPAAGDDAVDAASATSVEDFGSFAELEAAAKEEGQLNVIALPRDWANYGEILDLFAEKYPEITINEASPDVSSAEEIQAAETNKGLDTAPDVFDLGLTVALQNTDAFAPYKVQTWDDIPDELKEPTGLFVGDYGGYMSIGYDSSKFDAPAELSDLLSADYKGAVAINGDPTQAGAAFAAVGLATVQSDGTLDDFQPGIDFFADLQKAGNLLKVDVTTATVASGETPVVFDWDYLNAAHATDNPDWKVEVLDGTGYAGYYNQAINVDAPNPAAARLWQEFLYSDEVQNLWLKGGARPVRMEAMTEAGTIDEELASALPDAPEETVVPTEEQSENAGTLLGEKWAAAVQ
- a CDS encoding amino acid ABC transporter permease — protein: MALRRTTKQKLYRYTVYAVLIAIAVWIAFSTDWSRLGQLFFNPEVAAKMLPGIITTALVNTLWFTAVAFAGGLVLGVILALMKLSEIGPFRWIATVWIELFRGLPALLTIFAIGFIVPIALGVRAQELGGPVVLGLIGLVLVASAYMAETIRAGLQAVPKGQTEAARSLGMSPMKTTFWIVVPQGFRIIIPPLTNEFVLLLKDTSLLFVVGTFIWSKELTTFARDASTQNANGTPLIMAAILYLIVTIPLTRFSAWLERRMARTR
- a CDS encoding amino acid ABC transporter ATP-binding protein produces the protein MSTDLIDVQAPAIVIQDLHKSFGDNEVLKGIDLTVLAGEVVCVIGPSGSGKSTLLRSVNLLEEPTGGKVLIEGIDITDPDIDIDRVRTRIGMVFQSFNLFPHLSVLGNLTIAQQRVKKRSKAEAEKVARAMLERVGLAEKADAYPGHLSGGQQQRVAIARALCMNPDMMLFDEPTSALDPELVGEVLQVMRSLADEGMTMLVVTHEMGFAREVGSRLIFMDGGYIVEEGDPREVLANPQHQRTKDFLSRVL